A genomic stretch from Dissulfurispira thermophila includes:
- a CDS encoding TolC family protein, producing the protein MDNHHLTNNKEQETDNQELEARCKTRWSGLIIIFFFTLIFAENLYASENKSLTLKDCIDIALRQSPLIKTSEFDVEASHESYKASRGAILPRLDLNASYLKENQDLPYIPAQSTKIPAKFSDEIYSWNISLKIPVYEGGRLRGQINVSEIEKEIQKLKMDFTTQDVVANITNTFNKLLQLKELRTAYQKSVEALERQRNNTELLVNTGRAANIELLRTDVQLANEKQNLIRTEEAITRTRNTLAFLMGIQPSEINDISGSLDAKEKLNLVDVDESLKSRPDVASLIKKVEQTKIKIDISSAKRYPSVTIMGNYGSRAGTAVNGNEEVWETGVVVSLNIFDGGITSSEIKKERILHERAKEELRQAELRARVEIENALSLLQEARHRLEASQKAVAQSEEALRIEELKYKTGAGTITDALLAQSAMSLAQANYYQALYDYNAAITEYKRATGTIEVKR; encoded by the coding sequence ATGGACAATCATCATCTCACAAATAACAAAGAACAGGAGACAGACAATCAGGAGTTAGAAGCCCGATGCAAGACACGCTGGTCCGGCCTTATTATTATATTTTTTTTCACATTGATATTTGCAGAAAATCTCTATGCCTCAGAAAATAAGTCCCTTACACTCAAAGATTGCATAGATATTGCACTCAGACAGAGTCCCCTCATCAAGACATCAGAATTCGATGTAGAGGCATCACATGAAAGCTACAAGGCATCTCGTGGCGCTATCCTGCCGAGGCTCGATCTGAATGCTTCATATCTAAAGGAAAATCAGGATCTGCCTTATATCCCCGCACAGAGCACAAAGATCCCAGCAAAATTTAGCGATGAGATATATTCATGGAATATATCTTTAAAAATACCTGTTTATGAAGGCGGCAGACTCCGGGGGCAGATAAATGTATCAGAAATAGAAAAGGAAATACAGAAGTTAAAAATGGATTTTACCACTCAGGATGTTGTTGCAAATATTACAAATACATTTAACAAACTCTTGCAGTTAAAGGAATTAAGGACTGCATACCAGAAATCTGTGGAGGCACTTGAGAGACAAAGGAATAATACAGAACTCCTCGTAAACACAGGAAGGGCAGCAAACATCGAACTTCTGAGGACAGATGTGCAACTCGCAAATGAAAAGCAGAATCTTATAAGGACCGAAGAGGCAATAACCCGCACCAGAAATACCCTTGCATTCCTTATGGGAATCCAGCCGTCTGAAATAAATGATATATCAGGAAGTCTTGATGCTAAAGAGAAATTAAATTTAGTCGATGTAGATGAGTCGTTAAAATCAAGACCTGATGTGGCTTCACTCATCAAGAAAGTAGAGCAGACAAAGATAAAGATAGATATTTCATCTGCAAAGAGATACCCTTCAGTAACTATAATGGGCAATTACGGCAGCCGAGCAGGCACTGCAGTGAATGGAAATGAAGAGGTCTGGGAGACAGGTGTTGTGGTCTCTCTGAATATCTTTGATGGCGGCATAACATCTTCAGAGATAAAAAAAGAAAGGATACTCCATGAGAGGGCAAAGGAAGAACTCAGACAGGCAGAACTCAGAGCAAGGGTCGAAATCGAAAATGCCCTTTCTCTATTACAGGAGGCAAGACACAGGCTTGAGGCATCACAAAAGGCAGTAGCTCAATCAGAAGAGGCATTGAGAATAGAGGAATTGAAATATAAGACAGGCGCAGGAACAATTACAGACGCCTTACTTGCACAGTCTGCAATGAGCCTGGCACAGGCAAATTATTATCAGGCATTGTATGACTACAATGCTGCTATTACAGAATACAAACGGGCAACAGGAACAATAGAGGTGAAAAGATGA
- a CDS encoding efflux RND transporter periplasmic adaptor subunit, producing MKKAIAIVVALLLIVSAVIIIKKKKTTIDKTPAVASYPLPIDVAEAKGGSIFKASHYLGTVMPLDYADISARITGNILSVNVREGDQVHKGQLLVSIDDRALKEREAAQLLEMSSVEAQLSGAMSVYETQLSVYERDEMLYKQGAISLEALQKSKALKDSLLAQVKSLEEKARALKNIYQSAVIETSYARLYAPFDGVITKRLQEPGDLAVPGKPILRIEGTSHFKVFVQIPQTEIALMKKGGKAIISDGRDKMDATISRVYPATTVGTMGAIEIDLTRRPFNIPSGGAVSVDLITGKTDKGLVVPVNALLENQRGSFIYKITNNIIKVIKVQVLGKNAESACIIGDIKEGDIVAIGDEGKLMRLSEGMAVIPQKEGVK from the coding sequence ATGAAAAAGGCAATAGCTATTGTTGTGGCTTTATTATTAATTGTATCAGCAGTAATTATTATTAAAAAGAAAAAAACAACAATTGACAAGACACCGGCAGTCGCCTCATATCCTCTGCCCATTGATGTAGCAGAGGCAAAAGGTGGGAGTATATTTAAGGCATCACACTATTTAGGCACTGTCATGCCGCTTGATTATGCTGACATTTCTGCACGCATCACAGGTAATATCCTATCAGTAAATGTCAGAGAGGGTGATCAGGTGCATAAGGGTCAACTCCTCGTTTCTATAGATGACCGTGCATTAAAAGAAAGGGAAGCAGCCCAGTTGCTCGAGATGTCCTCTGTAGAAGCACAGCTTTCAGGTGCTATGAGTGTTTATGAAACACAACTCTCTGTTTATGAACGGGATGAGATGCTTTATAAACAAGGGGCTATTTCGCTGGAGGCGCTCCAAAAATCAAAAGCACTTAAGGATTCTTTATTGGCACAGGTCAAGAGCCTTGAGGAAAAGGCCAGAGCGCTAAAAAACATCTATCAGTCAGCAGTAATAGAGACATCTTATGCACGCTTGTATGCACCTTTTGACGGTGTGATTACAAAGAGGCTTCAGGAGCCTGGAGACCTTGCTGTGCCAGGAAAACCAATTTTGCGGATAGAGGGAACCTCACACTTCAAGGTCTTTGTGCAGATTCCACAGACAGAAATAGCATTAATGAAAAAAGGCGGAAAGGCAATAATCTCCGATGGTCGGGATAAAATGGATGCTACTATAAGCAGGGTCTATCCGGCAACTACAGTGGGTACAATGGGTGCGATAGAGATAGATTTAACGAGACGGCCATTCAATATACCATCAGGTGGTGCAGTAAGTGTTGATTTAATAACAGGAAAAACTGATAAAGGACTTGTTGTGCCTGTAAATGCCTTGCTCGAAAATCAGCGAGGCAGCTTTATCTATAAAATAACCAACAACATAATAAAGGTCATAAAGGTTCAGGTCCTTGGTAAAAACGCCGAATCTGCATGCATCATCGGAGACATAAAAGAAGGTGACATTGTTGCAATCGGAGACGAAGGCAAGCTCATGAGGCTTTCAGAAGGCATGGCAGTAATACCCCAGAAAGAGGGCGTAAAATGA
- a CDS encoding efflux RND transporter permease subunit, with translation MKFTEKYLKRPYLIISLIMLAAFVGIIGFKKIPINLFPDSDYPQIAVVVPYPGASAKDIEDKVTRLIEKELNTLDGIRKVSSSTKDEITAITAEFEYSKGLEAAATDAANALKKIEGQLPQDIRSPQIFKISKATQPDLILSLTPKENSPYDLAKIRQLAENNIKEDILRIKEVANAEVFGGYNPELTVVVKPDLLNAYGINITQVITAITSQNLNIPNGLIIREREQYILKTQGELNKKEDAERIVIARIGNGNVYLKDIADIIPDYQERQSLYHGNGKSAIGISILRSHEGKDMDTIHAFEKALPSLKAKYPMIDFEIADTQKDLIEKSVDNMIDALRDAIIMTVFVIFLFLADIRGMIIAAISIPFTYLLTFAVMYIMGMEFNMVTLTGIILAVGMLLDDAIVVIENIERRYHQKKEDLKSAVFGGTDEVMLAIFSGTYATIMVLIPIIFIGGFVQTILRPLSVTLTIALAASYIVSVTVIPLFAPLIMKAEAKKNRTERLTQLFDHYIISPIRDFFVGILNTALKHRALFLIGAAVVLVFSMKQMPLVGRDLMPPMDTGIIKVNFETDSNTSLAHVEEILNKMEDVIKKTHGVERISTTIGSEPGIISFGSGRIAQQGTITIHLVDRFHRKESIWQIEDKLRQEFRKMPGLKSVDVFDYGATAMSSIKASIDIMISGPDPKIIDTIGSDVMERLKKVRGLTSISRSWTYDKKEIAFKVDMQKAAIYSMSPVTISQQMATAVRGGISSVFRVPGQDGYFIRVQLSRESRNNLSSIESMLIQTPKGAVPIKELGTFELIKTQTAMSRQYLQPTLDIYGYRSTAAISHIHDDIDNALKHIKLPPGYSINHEGDLKQMKESFGRLIAALAIGLILLYFSLVPAFKSWIHPLTIMSAIPLALIGAVWSMLITGKHQCMPSFMGMILLAGIVVKNSILLIDFIEEARGKGEGVVDAIVGSVRIRTRPILMTAVGTSVGMLPIALEWAIGLERLSPLAVVAIGGLMVSTFLTLVYVPILYSLFDELKERAKRYGAILTKIIHSRSTIHE, from the coding sequence ATGAAATTCACAGAGAAATATCTCAAGAGGCCATATCTCATCATATCCCTTATAATGCTTGCAGCATTTGTGGGAATAATTGGTTTTAAGAAAATCCCTATAAATCTATTCCCTGACAGCGACTACCCACAGATAGCCGTTGTTGTTCCATATCCAGGGGCATCTGCAAAAGATATTGAAGACAAGGTCACAAGACTTATAGAAAAGGAACTCAATACACTCGATGGTATCAGAAAGGTATCTTCTTCCACAAAGGATGAGATTACAGCAATAACAGCAGAGTTTGAATATTCAAAGGGACTTGAGGCAGCAGCAACTGATGCTGCAAATGCCCTGAAAAAGATAGAAGGACAACTGCCGCAAGACATAAGGTCCCCTCAGATATTTAAGATAAGCAAGGCAACACAGCCTGATCTAATACTTTCGCTGACCCCAAAGGAAAACTCTCCATATGACCTCGCAAAGATAAGACAGCTTGCAGAAAACAACATCAAAGAAGACATCCTTCGCATCAAAGAGGTTGCAAATGCAGAAGTCTTTGGCGGTTATAACCCTGAACTCACCGTCGTTGTAAAGCCAGACCTTCTTAATGCCTATGGCATCAATATTACACAGGTAATCACTGCAATAACATCCCAGAACCTGAATATCCCAAATGGACTGATAATAAGAGAAAGAGAGCAATATATCCTAAAAACACAGGGAGAATTGAACAAGAAAGAGGATGCAGAGCGCATTGTCATAGCCCGCATTGGCAATGGAAATGTTTATTTAAAGGATATAGCTGACATCATCCCTGACTATCAGGAAAGGCAATCTCTCTATCACGGCAATGGCAAGTCTGCGATTGGTATAAGCATTCTCCGCTCTCATGAAGGCAAAGACATGGATACCATTCATGCATTTGAAAAGGCACTTCCGTCATTAAAGGCAAAATATCCGATGATAGATTTCGAGATTGCTGATACGCAGAAAGACCTCATAGAGAAAAGTGTTGACAATATGATAGACGCCCTTCGGGATGCAATAATAATGACTGTTTTTGTGATATTCCTCTTCTTGGCTGACATAAGGGGAATGATTATAGCAGCCATATCCATTCCATTTACATATCTCCTTACATTTGCTGTCATGTACATCATGGGAATGGAATTCAACATGGTCACACTCACAGGCATAATCCTTGCTGTTGGTATGCTCCTTGACGATGCGATTGTTGTCATAGAAAACATAGAAAGGCGCTATCACCAGAAAAAGGAAGACCTGAAGAGCGCTGTCTTTGGAGGCACTGACGAGGTCATGCTCGCAATATTTTCAGGCACATACGCAACAATCATGGTCCTGATACCCATAATATTCATCGGTGGATTTGTCCAGACCATTTTGAGACCCCTCTCTGTGACACTCACGATTGCGCTTGCAGCCTCATACATCGTATCCGTGACAGTCATACCCCTTTTTGCGCCATTAATAATGAAGGCAGAGGCAAAGAAAAACAGGACCGAGAGATTGACTCAACTCTTTGACCATTATATCATATCTCCAATAAGGGACTTTTTTGTTGGCATATTGAACACAGCATTGAAACACAGGGCATTATTCCTTATCGGAGCTGCAGTTGTCCTTGTATTCAGCATGAAACAGATGCCTCTCGTTGGAAGGGACCTCATGCCTCCGATGGATACAGGGATTATAAAGGTTAATTTTGAGACAGACTCAAACACATCTCTTGCTCATGTAGAAGAGATACTGAACAAGATGGAGGATGTAATAAAAAAGACCCATGGTGTAGAGAGGATTTCCACAACCATTGGATCAGAGCCGGGTATTATAAGCTTTGGAAGCGGAAGGATTGCACAGCAAGGCACGATTACCATCCATCTCGTTGACAGGTTTCATAGAAAGGAATCTATATGGCAAATAGAGGACAAACTCAGACAAGAATTCAGAAAGATGCCAGGGCTGAAATCAGTAGATGTCTTTGATTACGGGGCAACAGCCATGTCATCAATAAAGGCATCAATTGACATAATGATAAGCGGCCCTGACCCAAAGATTATAGATACCATAGGCAGTGATGTGATGGAGAGGCTAAAAAAGGTTCGTGGACTTACAAGCATATCAAGAAGTTGGACATATGATAAAAAGGAGATTGCCTTTAAAGTGGATATGCAGAAGGCAGCCATTTACAGCATGTCACCCGTAACCATATCACAGCAGATGGCAACAGCAGTCAGGGGTGGCATATCCTCTGTATTCAGGGTTCCGGGACAGGATGGATATTTTATAAGGGTGCAGCTTTCCCGTGAGTCCAGAAATAATCTCTCATCAATAGAGTCCATGCTGATTCAGACTCCAAAGGGAGCAGTGCCTATAAAAGAACTCGGGACATTTGAATTAATAAAAACGCAGACAGCCATGTCCCGGCAGTATCTCCAGCCCACCCTTGATATATACGGCTACAGAAGTACTGCTGCAATATCACACATACATGATGATATAGACAATGCCCTCAAACACATCAAACTGCCGCCCGGTTATTCCATAAATCATGAAGGCGACCTAAAACAGATGAAGGAATCATTCGGAAGGCTTATTGCTGCATTGGCAATTGGCTTAATACTTCTTTATTTCTCGCTCGTCCCAGCGTTTAAGTCATGGATACATCCTCTGACAATAATGTCTGCAATACCTCTTGCCCTGATTGGTGCGGTCTGGTCTATGCTGATTACAGGAAAACATCAGTGCATGCCATCATTTATGGGAATGATCCTCCTTGCAGGTATCGTTGTCAAAAACTCTATCCTTCTCATAGATTTTATTGAGGAGGCAAGAGGCAAAGGCGAGGGTGTTGTAGATGCGATTGTCGGCAGTGTAAGAATAAGGACAAGGCCGATCTTAATGACAGCAGTCGGAACGAGTGTTGGGATGCTTCCGATCGCACTTGAATGGGCAATTGGCCTTGAGAGATTGTCTCCCCTTGCAGTGGTTGCCATTGGCGGGCTGATGGTATCAACATTTCTGACCCTCGTCTATGTGCCAATACTTTACAGTCTGTTTGATGAACTAAAGGAAAGGGCGAAGAGGTATGGAGCTATATTAACAAAAATTATTCATTCAAGGAGTACTATTCATGAGTAA
- a CDS encoding ArsR/SmtB family transcription factor translates to MSKLFTTSSIHQLTNLFHALSDETRLRILKLLEHGELCVCDIVAALDMIQPKVSFHLSILKNAGLIKDRKQGKWIHYSIDDSDMFKRFLVLSVLEKISESEVKEDKKRLDKFLKNKGTKAEVITIKNKNRCCGR, encoded by the coding sequence ATGAGTAAACTCTTCACCACTTCATCAATTCACCAATTAACCAATTTATTCCATGCCCTCTCTGACGAGACAAGGCTCAGGATATTAAAACTCCTTGAGCATGGAGAGCTATGCGTATGTGACATTGTTGCAGCACTTGATATGATTCAGCCAAAGGTCTCTTTTCATCTTAGCATACTAAAAAATGCAGGGTTGATTAAAGACAGAAAACAGGGTAAGTGGATTCACTACAGTATTGATGACTCTGATATGTTTAAGAGGTTTTTAGTCCTCTCTGTGCTTGAAAAGATTTCTGAAAGCGAAGTAAAAGAAGATAAAAAAAGGCTGGATAAATTTCTGAAAAACAAAGGTACTAAGGCAGAGGTTATTACAATTAAAAACAAAAACAGATGTTGCGGGAGGTAA
- a CDS encoding arsenic resistance protein, translated as MIKRFLEKLHNFRLLPVFVIVSMIIGIAIGKWYGISNFALTPPIDAIKSIFHGTYEFSIGNTLALGVVVGLFMMMYPAMANIKFEDLGKAARSPKQLLIVMFFNYAVAPFFMLLLAKIFLSGEPDLYTGLVLYGLAPCIAMVIVFTYLSAGNGPLAIILVALNSIIQMILIPVYAKLLLGEIQFDVWVVGESVLLYLGIPLIAGMLTRFLGVRRFGEEWFHKLKFYLDTMSIVGLLFTLVVMFALKGDLILEKPFFIVQMAIPMTLFFWIMFVVVYLVGWKLGLNYKDAVAVGFNSTGRDFEIAIAIAITAFNPTVALATVIGPLIEVPVMLALVWFAKNTEFKLFKGRE; from the coding sequence ATGATTAAAAGATTTCTTGAGAAGCTTCACAACTTCAGGCTCTTGCCGGTATTCGTGATTGTGAGCATGATCATCGGCATTGCAATCGGCAAGTGGTATGGGATTTCTAATTTTGCACTCACACCACCGATTGACGCGATCAAATCAATTTTTCACGGGACTTATGAATTCAGCATTGGCAATACCCTTGCACTCGGCGTGGTAGTCGGTCTCTTTATGATGATGTATCCAGCAATGGCTAATATCAAGTTTGAAGACCTTGGCAAGGCTGCAAGGTCTCCAAAACAACTCCTGATAGTCATGTTCTTCAACTATGCTGTTGCACCATTCTTTATGCTTCTTCTTGCAAAGATATTTTTAAGTGGTGAGCCAGACCTTTACACAGGGCTTGTTCTTTATGGTCTTGCACCATGTATAGCGATGGTTATAGTCTTTACATATCTTTCTGCTGGCAATGGCCCACTTGCGATAATACTCGTTGCATTGAATTCTATCATACAGATGATCCTTATACCCGTATATGCAAAACTCCTTCTTGGAGAGATTCAATTTGATGTGTGGGTTGTGGGCGAAAGTGTGCTCCTTTATCTCGGCATACCCCTTATTGCAGGAATGCTCACAAGGTTTCTTGGAGTGAGGAGATTTGGAGAGGAGTGGTTTCATAAACTAAAATTCTATCTGGACACAATGTCAATAGTAGGGCTCTTATTCACCCTTGTTGTGATGTTTGCATTAAAGGGAGATTTGATATTAGAAAAACCCTTCTTCATTGTCCAAATGGCGATACCAATGACGCTGTTTTTCTGGATAATGTTTGTGGTTGTTTATCTCGTTGGATGGAAATTAGGGCTGAATTATAAAGATGCAGTAGCAGTGGGGTTTAATTCCACAGGAAGAGACTTTGAGATAGCAATTGCAATAGCTATCACAGCATTTAATCCCACAGTGGCACTCGCCACAGTAATCGGCCCGCTCATTGAGGTGCCAGTAATGCTTGCACTTGTATGGTTTGCAAAGAATACTGAATTTAAACTCTTTAAGGGGAGGGAATAG
- a CDS encoding universal stress protein, translated as MYKKILYPIKFEEFSLNILSCVVNFKKIGTTEIILLHVIDVSKLPMDKYEGYSEADVKRWTEIAKIKMIDAENIIKNAGLKAKSRIEVGVPYREILRVAKEEDVSLIVSGRQKRSILGEIFIGSNTDKIIRYGNIPVYIPKYPAMFDVDKEACERFCERLFKKVLYPTDWSDCARETLQHLKELKGTGIDEIVVAHVMNEDAMRLQSPEKFREFERIDKEKLEAVKKELGKEGLIAKTRLDVGNPRSNLIRIAREEDVSLIVIGSHGKGYVQGILWGSVSRNVVEYSDRPVLLIKCE; from the coding sequence ATGTATAAAAAGATACTTTATCCAATCAAGTTTGAGGAATTTTCCCTGAATATCCTTTCTTGTGTAGTCAACTTCAAAAAGATAGGGACAACAGAGATAATACTGCTTCATGTTATTGATGTATCAAAACTGCCAATGGATAAGTATGAAGGATACAGCGAAGCAGATGTTAAGAGATGGACAGAAATTGCAAAGATTAAGATGATCGATGCAGAGAACATCATAAAAAATGCGGGGCTTAAGGCAAAAAGTCGTATAGAAGTCGGGGTGCCGTATAGAGAAATCCTAAGAGTTGCTAAAGAAGAAGATGTCTCACTTATAGTTTCAGGTAGGCAGAAAAGGTCGATTTTAGGGGAGATATTTATCGGCTCAAATACGGATAAAATCATACGATACGGCAATATCCCTGTCTATATCCCTAAATATCCCGCCATGTTTGATGTTGACAAAGAGGCATGCGAAAGGTTCTGCGAAAGACTCTTTAAGAAAGTTCTCTATCCGACTGACTGGTCTGACTGTGCAAGAGAAACATTACAGCATCTTAAAGAGCTTAAGGGCACTGGCATCGATGAGATAGTAGTTGCACATGTAATGAATGAAGATGCCATGAGATTACAATCTCCAGAAAAGTTCAGGGAATTTGAAAGGATAGATAAAGAAAAATTGGAGGCAGTCAAAAAGGAGTTGGGGAAAGAGGGACTGATAGCAAAAACACGACTTGATGTTGGCAATCCGCGCTCTAACTTAATCAGGATTGCAAGGGAGGAAGATGTATCCCTTATTGTAATCGGTTCACATGGTAAGGGATATGTGCAGGGCATCCTCTGGGGTTCTGTTTCAAGAAATGTAGTGGAATACAGTGACAGACCAGTTTTATTAATAAAATGCGAATGA
- the arsD gene encoding arsenite efflux transporter metallochaperone ArsD — MKIEIYDPAMCCSSGLCGPSIDPVLVKMNDAVMALKKQGVHVERFNLAQQPKAFMENPEVKSLLTKNGKKILPITIVNGKVFKTGEYPSYEELCQALGIEPLKVKPISLVNR, encoded by the coding sequence ATGAAAATTGAAATCTATGACCCGGCAATGTGCTGCTCATCAGGACTTTGCGGGCCAAGCATCGACCCCGTCCTGGTGAAAATGAATGATGCTGTGATGGCATTAAAGAAACAGGGGGTTCATGTTGAAAGGTTTAACCTTGCCCAGCAGCCGAAGGCATTTATGGAAAATCCTGAAGTAAAATCATTGCTCACAAAAAATGGAAAAAAGATACTGCCCATTACAATCGTAAATGGCAAGGTCTTCAAGACAGGTGAATATCCGTCATATGAGGAATTGTGTCAGGCACTGGGTATTGAACCGCTGAAGGTAAAACCGATAAGTCTGGTTAATAGGTGA
- a CDS encoding four helix bundle protein, protein MGYQSFKELKVWQEAKALAVDIYKLTTHGKFLKDFGLKEQLQRASVSIASNIAEGYERNSDKDFVRFIMFAKGSIAELRTQLEIAKEIGYIEETISDELESRCNKIGAMLTKLIHSRRTTHE, encoded by the coding sequence GTGGGTTATCAGAGTTTTAAAGAATTAAAGGTCTGGCAGGAAGCAAAGGCTTTAGCTGTTGATATTTACAAATTAACTACTCATGGAAAATTTTTAAAGGATTTTGGACTAAAAGAGCAGTTACAGAGGGCATCAGTCTCTATTGCCTCTAATATTGCCGAGGGATATGAGCGAAACAGTGATAAAGATTTTGTTAGATTTATTATGTTTGCAAAGGGTTCTATTGCTGAACTACGAACACAATTAGAAATAGCAAAAGAAATCGGGTATATAGAAGAAACTATCTCTGATGAGCTTGAAAGTCGTTGTAACAAGATTGGAGCTATGTTAACAAAACTTATTCATTCAAGGAGGACTACTCATGAGTAA
- a CDS encoding TRC40/GET3/ArsA family transport-energizing ATPase encodes MSKLFTTSPLHPFTQYIFFSGKGGVGKTTMACATAIHHATEGKKTLIVTTDPASNLADVFEQEIGHKITPIKGIDNLSAMEIDPDEATREYKEKIIAPFREIMPDDVIASIDEQLSGPCTTEMAAFDRFIDFMEGDEYDVIVFDTAPTGHTIRLLELPVDWSKHIEESAKGSGQTCLGPVQTIQESKDKYDRATALLKNPDRTRFIFVMRPEELSLYETLRASKELESIGIKSGEIIINGILPEEVCEIDFFKKKYESQQKVIKEIERIIDKPKRYMLLRNSEVKGINALKDVAQELFTASPLRPLTHSPIHPFTASPLHPFTPSPININRLWLPQNKRTKALFFTGKGGVGKTTVSCLAALYTAQKGFRTLLVTTDPAAHIGEVLDVKVGSSPVKVAENLYAVMVDQETAFKEYKERVLNDARGKYSEDMIAAMEEELNSPCTEEMAAFDKFIQFIEGKDYEVIVFDTAPTGHTLRLLSLPFDYAKQVEMMVSSQEASKAREETQDRFREIINILKDKDRTVFSLVLYPESTPILESYRAMLDLKDAGIETQLVVANLILPEEVCINDFFKSRRAMQMRYLREINDRFNLPVLQIPMMQDEIRGLVSLKNALQALNS; translated from the coding sequence ATGAGTAAACTCTTCACCACTTCACCACTTCACCCATTCACCCAATATATATTCTTTTCAGGCAAGGGTGGGGTTGGAAAAACTACAATGGCATGCGCCACTGCTATCCATCATGCTACAGAAGGCAAAAAGACTTTGATTGTAACAACTGACCCTGCTTCTAATCTTGCGGATGTCTTTGAACAGGAAATAGGACATAAGATAACTCCGATTAAGGGGATAGATAACCTTTCTGCCATGGAGATAGACCCTGACGAGGCAACGAGGGAATATAAAGAAAAAATAATAGCTCCTTTCAGAGAGATTATGCCCGATGATGTTATCGCATCTATTGACGAGCAGTTAAGCGGACCATGCACAACAGAGATGGCAGCCTTTGACCGTTTCATAGACTTTATGGAAGGTGATGAATACGATGTTATTGTATTTGACACCGCTCCAACAGGACACACAATAAGACTCCTTGAACTGCCTGTGGATTGGTCAAAACATATTGAAGAATCCGCAAAGGGAAGCGGACAGACATGTCTTGGGCCTGTGCAGACGATTCAGGAATCAAAGGATAAATACGACAGGGCAACAGCGCTCCTTAAAAACCCTGACAGAACAAGATTTATATTCGTTATGAGACCTGAAGAACTCTCGCTTTATGAAACATTAAGGGCTTCAAAAGAGCTTGAAAGCATAGGCATAAAATCAGGAGAGATTATCATAAATGGTATCCTGCCCGAGGAGGTCTGCGAGATTGATTTTTTCAAAAAGAAATATGAATCACAGCAAAAGGTGATAAAAGAGATCGAAAGAATTATAGATAAACCAAAGCGGTATATGCTTTTAAGAAACAGCGAGGTTAAAGGTATTAATGCGCTTAAGGATGTTGCACAGGAACTCTTCACCGCCTCACCCCTTCGCCCCCTCACCCATTCACCCATTCACCCCTTCACCGCTTCACCGCTTCACCCCTTCACCCCTTCACCCATAAACATAAACAGACTATGGCTTCCTCAAAACAAACGGACAAAGGCTTTATTCTTCACGGGTAAAGGCGGGGTGGGCAAGACAACTGTATCATGTCTTGCAGCACTTTATACAGCACAAAAAGGCTTCAGGACACTCCTTGTAACTACCGACCCTGCGGCTCATATAGGAGAAGTGCTGGATGTGAAAGTAGGAAGCTCCCCTGTAAAAGTTGCTGAAAACCTCTATGCCGTGATGGTGGATCAGGAGACAGCATTCAAAGAATACAAAGAGAGGGTTTTAAACGATGCCCGTGGCAAATATTCTGAAGACATGATTGCCGCCATGGAGGAAGAACTGAATTCTCCATGCACAGAAGAGATGGCTGCCTTTGATAAATTCATTCAGTTTATTGAGGGGAAGGATTATGAGGTTATAGTCTTTGATACAGCGCCAACAGGCCATACACTAAGACTTTTATCGCTTCCTTTTGATTATGCAAAGCAGGTGGAGATGATGGTCTCTTCTCAGGAGGCATCAAAGGCAAGAGAGGAAACTCAGGACAGATTCAGGGAGATAATCAATATCTTAAAGGATAAAGACCGCACAGTCTTCAGCCTTGTTTTATATCCTGAATCCACGCCAATTCTTGAATCATACAGGGCAATGCTTGATTTAAAAGACGCTGGCATAGAGACACAGCTTGTTGTTGCTAATCTCATACTGCCTGAAGAGGTCTGCATAAATGACTTTTTTAAAAGCAGGCGCGCTATGCAGATGCGTTATCTAAGGGAGATTAACGACAGGTTCAATCTTCCCGT